From the Manis javanica isolate MJ-LG chromosome 13, MJ_LKY, whole genome shotgun sequence genome, one window contains:
- the LOC108409411 gene encoding zinc finger protein 124-like, whose amino-acid sequence MSFEDVAINFSLEEGTLMDPSQKKFYRYVIRETLRNLASIGKKWKDCSIEDQYKNLFKNMKEITV is encoded by the exons ATGAGTTTTGAAGATGTAGCTATAAACttcagcctggaggaggggacacTGATGGATCCTTCTCAGAAGAAATTTTACAGATATGTGATACGGGAAACACTGAGGAACCTGGCTTCAatagggaaaaaatggaaagactgTAGCATTGAAGATCAGTACAAAAA CCTtttcaaaaacatgaaagaaatcaCAGTATAG